The proteins below come from a single Flavobacterium lindanitolerans genomic window:
- a CDS encoding dicarboxylate/amino acid:cation symporter, whose protein sequence is MKNNNKLFIAIIIALVLGVGLGAFVHYQYPDGKAEFAKNIKLFGTIFIRLVQMIIAPLVFSTLVVGIAKMGDMKMVGRVGAKAMAWFITASLVSLSVGLVLVNWLKPGKGTSIKMDDLSSADDLLKNTNSFSLEQFVTHVVPKSVIEAMATNEILQIVIFAILFGIALSSMGKIGNPIIKSLDIVSHVILKMVTYIMWTAPLGVFGAVAAAVANYGFEIFSLYARYLVDFALGIVVLWILLLLVGYMILGNRLWTLLKRIKSPLLIAFSTTSSEAVFPKLVEELERFGCKSKIVSFTLPLGYSFNLDGSMMYMTFASIFIAQVYGVHMSLGEQLTMLLVLMLTSKGVAGVPRASLIVVVATCAMFGIPPEGIALILPIDHFCDMARSMTNVLGNALATTAVDKWESEPETVTQETA, encoded by the coding sequence TTGAAGAACAACAATAAACTATTTATAGCGATTATCATTGCTTTGGTTCTTGGGGTAGGCTTAGGAGCTTTTGTGCATTACCAATATCCGGATGGAAAAGCAGAGTTTGCCAAAAATATAAAACTCTTTGGAACGATTTTTATCCGTTTGGTGCAAATGATTATTGCTCCGTTAGTGTTTTCGACTTTGGTAGTTGGAATAGCCAAAATGGGCGATATGAAAATGGTAGGAAGAGTTGGTGCCAAGGCCATGGCCTGGTTTATTACGGCATCATTAGTGTCCTTGTCGGTTGGATTGGTACTGGTAAACTGGTTGAAGCCGGGCAAGGGAACTTCTATAAAAATGGATGATTTGTCATCTGCTGATGATTTGCTGAAAAATACCAATTCATTTTCTTTAGAGCAGTTCGTAACCCATGTGGTGCCTAAAAGTGTAATCGAAGCTATGGCAACCAATGAAATTCTTCAGATTGTAATTTTTGCCATACTTTTTGGAATTGCCTTGTCATCAATGGGCAAGATTGGCAATCCGATTATTAAATCCCTTGATATTGTTTCGCACGTAATCCTGAAAATGGTGACCTACATTATGTGGACGGCTCCTTTGGGTGTTTTTGGGGCGGTTGCAGCAGCAGTTGCTAATTATGGTTTTGAAATCTTTAGCCTGTATGCCCGATATTTAGTTGATTTTGCTCTCGGAATTGTGGTGCTGTGGATACTATTGCTTTTAGTTGGATATATGATTTTAGGCAACCGATTGTGGACTTTGCTGAAAAGGATAAAAAGTCCGTTGCTTATCGCTTTTTCCACAACTTCAAGCGAGGCCGTATTTCCAAAACTTGTTGAAGAATTAGAACGTTTTGGCTGTAAGAGCAAAATAGTTTCATTTACATTGCCGTTAGGTTATTCTTTTAACCTGGACGGAAGCATGATGTATATGACTTTTGCCAGTATTTTTATTGCGCAGGTTTATGGCGTACATATGTCATTGGGAGAACAGCTTACGATGCTTTTAGTACTGATGCTAACCAGTAAAGGAGTTGCGGGTGTGCCCCGTGCTTCGCTGATTGTAGTTGTAGCCACCTGTGCCATGTTTGGAATTCCGCCGGAAGGAATTGCACTCATCTTGCCAATCGACCACTTTTGCGATATGGCAAGAAGTATGACCAACGTATTAGGAAATGCTTTGGCAACAACGGCAGTTGATAAATGGGAATCAGAACCTGAAACAGTAACACAAGAAACAGCATAA
- a CDS encoding TonB-dependent receptor — translation MRYILFFVFLLAGNQTRVYSQQVLSGTITNEKKQPLAGSHIHAGTFFATTAVDGRYVINGIPQGNIPVTIEYLGYKILDTIIAIQNDQVLDVSLQPDVSQLSEVVLKKTVSEKNASTQELKANVLENYSSESLGDALKEISGISSLKTGSTIVKPIINGLHSSRVLIINNNVRLEDQQWGTEHAPNMDVNTAGKISVIKGASGLQYGGDAIGGTVIVEPAHIPVKDTIFGKTIINGATNGRGGSISSSLSKGYENGWNWNLQGTFKYFGDFEAPDYVLSNTGNREKNFSGNVGYKGENQGYSFFYSYFNADIGILRSSHISGMSDLIRAINSGQPQIIRDFTYDINAPRQELQHHLGKINYYTFFSDASKLSLQYSFQFNNRKEFDLRRGDDRDKAAVDLDLMTHSFNADFETNSSEKVKYKAGISAAYQNNAANTGDTQVRALIPNYNKFDVGAYAVASYQTNENLVLEAGLRYDFSHIDAKKYYLKSRWTERGYDRDFSDIIIGEEGQQWYTNPVFTYHNFSGSLGAKYQLNDKLTWFSNIGIASRNPNPAELFSDGLHHATGQIELGDLRLKREVALKMSTALHYAGDGFAFEINPYFNTISDFKILIPTTIILSNRGPFPVWEYRQVDARMLGIDLTADYDFAKNLNWHSTAAFVYGEDVTNDRPLIDMPPLNLNNTISFKKENWNHLVLGIKNETVFTQHRYPNNDFYVDVTDSGEPVSTLVKISRPPKGYSLLHFNSEMSFDVLKKSKMTIGFNIQNLLNTNYRDYLNRTRYYADELGRNFRIQVKLNY, via the coding sequence ATGCGCTATATCTTATTTTTTGTTTTCCTCCTGGCAGGAAACCAAACTCGTGTATATTCCCAACAGGTGTTGAGCGGAACGATTACCAACGAGAAAAAACAACCTTTGGCAGGAAGCCACATCCATGCCGGAACTTTTTTTGCAACTACTGCTGTTGACGGCCGTTACGTAATAAACGGAATCCCGCAGGGAAACATTCCGGTCACTATCGAATATCTGGGTTACAAGATCCTGGATACTATAATCGCCATACAAAATGACCAAGTACTGGATGTTTCCCTCCAACCGGACGTATCGCAACTGTCTGAAGTAGTGCTAAAAAAGACCGTTTCCGAAAAGAACGCCTCAACACAGGAACTCAAAGCTAATGTGCTCGAGAACTACAGCAGCGAGAGTCTGGGCGATGCGCTTAAGGAAATTAGCGGTATTTCTTCACTAAAAACCGGGAGTACTATTGTCAAACCAATTATTAACGGATTGCACAGCAGCCGTGTATTGATTATCAACAACAATGTGCGTCTTGAAGACCAGCAATGGGGAACCGAGCACGCTCCGAATATGGATGTCAACACGGCCGGGAAGATTTCCGTAATCAAAGGTGCTTCCGGGCTGCAATATGGTGGCGATGCCATTGGCGGAACCGTAATTGTAGAACCTGCCCATATCCCGGTAAAAGACACCATTTTTGGAAAAACCATTATTAACGGTGCTACCAACGGACGAGGCGGCAGTATTTCTTCTTCGCTTTCCAAAGGCTATGAAAATGGCTGGAACTGGAACCTTCAGGGCACTTTCAAATATTTTGGAGATTTTGAAGCACCGGATTATGTACTTTCCAATACCGGAAACCGGGAGAAAAATTTTTCCGGAAATGTGGGCTATAAGGGAGAAAACCAGGGTTATAGTTTTTTCTACAGTTATTTCAATGCTGATATCGGTATTTTGAGGTCATCACATATCAGCGGTATGTCTGACCTGATTCGGGCTATCAATAGCGGACAGCCCCAAATTATCAGGGATTTCACTTATGATATTAACGCACCCAGACAGGAATTACAGCATCATTTAGGAAAAATAAATTACTATACTTTCTTTTCTGACGCCTCAAAACTGTCTTTGCAATATTCTTTCCAGTTCAACAACCGTAAGGAATTTGACCTGAGAAGAGGTGATGACCGCGACAAAGCAGCTGTTGACCTCGACCTGATGACACATTCTTTTAATGCCGATTTTGAAACCAATTCTTCAGAAAAGGTAAAATACAAAGCCGGAATTAGTGCTGCTTATCAAAACAATGCGGCGAATACAGGAGACACACAGGTTCGTGCCCTGATACCGAATTACAACAAATTTGATGTGGGAGCTTATGCTGTTGCCAGCTACCAAACCAATGAAAATCTGGTTTTGGAAGCAGGCTTACGCTACGACTTTAGCCATATTGATGCCAAGAAATATTATTTGAAATCGCGATGGACGGAACGGGGTTACGACCGTGACTTCAGCGACATCATTATTGGTGAAGAAGGACAGCAATGGTATACGAATCCTGTCTTTACCTATCATAATTTTTCAGGAAGTCTGGGTGCCAAATACCAACTCAACGACAAGCTGACGTGGTTTTCCAACATTGGAATAGCCAGCAGAAATCCAAATCCTGCCGAATTGTTCAGTGACGGACTGCATCATGCTACCGGACAGATTGAACTTGGCGACCTGAGACTGAAACGCGAAGTGGCGCTTAAAATGTCAACGGCACTTCATTATGCCGGTGACGGTTTTGCTTTTGAAATCAATCCCTATTTCAACACTATTTCCGATTTCAAAATCCTGATTCCTACAACCATCATCCTGTCCAACCGCGGACCATTTCCGGTTTGGGAATACAGACAGGTTGATGCCAGAATGTTAGGAATTGACCTCACTGCAGATTATGATTTCGCCAAAAACCTCAACTGGCATTCAACTGCCGCTTTTGTATATGGCGAAGATGTGACAAATGACAGACCTTTGATTGATATGCCGCCGTTGAATCTCAATAACACTATAAGTTTTAAGAAGGAAAATTGGAATCATCTGGTGCTGGGAATTAAAAACGAAACTGTGTTTACACAGCACCGCTACCCTAACAATGACTTTTATGTGGATGTAACCGATTCCGGCGAACCTGTCAGTACGCTGGTAAAAATAAGCAGACCGCCAAAGGGATACAGCCTGTTGCATTTTAACTCCGAAATGAGTTTTGATGTTTTGAAAAAATCTAAAATGACCATCGGATTCAATATCCAAAATCTTTTGAACACGAATTACAGAGATTACCTCAACAGAACGCGCTACTATGCAGACGAGTTGGGCAGGAATTTCAGGATTCAGGTGAAATTAAATTATTAA
- the mtgA gene encoding monofunctional biosynthetic peptidoglycan transglycosylase, giving the protein MLRKIFRFLWKCALWFFGISVFFVILFKFVPVPFTPLMGIRALEQKQAGKEMTCSHDWVPLEDISVNFQKAVIASEDGTFLSHNGFDFKALQKAYKNNSRGRKLKGGSTISQQTAKNVFLWQGRSYLRKGLEAYFTVLIEMFWGKERIMEVYLNSIEMGDGVYGVQAASQYWYSKDASQVSKREAAGIAAILPNPRKFKATNSSAYIERRKGRIMKHMNYVKLDY; this is encoded by the coding sequence ATGTTGAGAAAAATATTCAGGTTTTTATGGAAGTGTGCGCTTTGGTTCTTCGGAATCTCAGTTTTTTTTGTCATCCTTTTCAAATTTGTTCCTGTTCCGTTTACACCTCTGATGGGTATTCGTGCTCTGGAACAAAAGCAAGCAGGAAAAGAAATGACTTGCAGCCATGACTGGGTGCCACTTGAAGATATTTCCGTTAACTTTCAAAAGGCTGTTATTGCCAGTGAAGATGGGACCTTTTTAAGCCATAATGGTTTTGATTTTAAAGCCTTGCAAAAAGCCTACAAAAATAATTCACGGGGAAGAAAGCTGAAAGGAGGAAGCACCATTTCACAACAAACAGCAAAAAATGTATTTCTTTGGCAGGGAAGGAGCTATCTGCGAAAAGGGCTTGAAGCTTATTTTACAGTCCTGATTGAAATGTTTTGGGGCAAAGAACGTATTATGGAGGTATATCTCAACAGTATCGAAATGGGAGATGGCGTGTATGGCGTACAGGCAGCATCGCAATATTGGTACAGTAAAGATGCTTCTCAGGTTTCAAAAAGAGAAGCTGCCGGAATTGCTGCCATACTTCCTAATCCCCGAAAATTCAAGGCGACCAATTCGTCGGCCTATATTGAAAGAAGAAAAGGCAGAATCATGAAACACATGAATTATGTCAAGCTAGACTATTGA
- a CDS encoding carboxypeptidase-like regulatory domain-containing protein, whose protein sequence is MNLKFLCSVFFMFCLNQNIQAQYVEKEEEEKITTLYPEVVFDSIQAKKALALGKGKITGVAFTRPIFSQPRIYAGNIKIVLFPVTPYFEAWYKLRKSKENLKKRRYVYMSDAAYKYRLEAITNSAGKFTFPDMKPGKYFLQGFMTWSSTGSYDQLTGTSYGSYGTQANHYEKKYYTVDHNERLEEFVEIKEDGEVVKVKLK, encoded by the coding sequence ATGAATTTAAAGTTCTTATGTTCCGTTTTTTTTATGTTCTGCCTTAACCAGAACATCCAGGCACAGTATGTTGAAAAAGAAGAAGAAGAAAAAATCACAACCCTTTATCCTGAAGTCGTTTTTGATTCCATACAGGCAAAAAAAGCCCTGGCATTAGGCAAAGGGAAAATTACGGGTGTTGCCTTTACCAGACCAATATTTTCACAACCTAGAATTTATGCCGGTAATATCAAGATTGTGTTGTTTCCGGTCACGCCTTATTTTGAAGCATGGTACAAACTTCGAAAAAGTAAGGAAAACTTAAAAAAGCGCAGGTATGTTTATATGTCTGATGCGGCATACAAGTATAGGCTTGAAGCCATAACGAACAGTGCAGGAAAGTTTACTTTTCCGGATATGAAACCTGGAAAATATTTTCTGCAGGGTTTTATGACCTGGAGTTCTACAGGTTCGTATGACCAACTTACGGGAACCAGTTATGGAAGTTACGGTACGCAAGCCAATCATTATGAAAAGAAATACTACACTGTGGATCACAATGAACGACTTGAAGAATTTGTAGAGATTAAAGAAGACGGTGAAGTTGTTAAAGTCAAATTGAAATAA
- a CDS encoding DedA family protein: MESFEWTQLLNPEFYINLKISGVPIGIYVVLFIVFAETGLFAGFFLPGDSLLFLSGIYSTELTSTLFTINSDFVNLVVLSTMIATAGILGNTFGYWFGAKSGYYLYNKKDTFWFKKKYLIESRVFFEKHGGRAIIFARFVPIIRTFAPIVAGIVSMEKKKFMFYNIVSSFLWAFTLIFAGHYLYDLFLTKFEIDLKAHIEFIVLGIVAITTVPLVVNYLKKRTAPKDGQEGA, from the coding sequence ATGGAAAGCTTTGAGTGGACTCAATTATTGAATCCGGAATTCTATATTAATTTAAAAATCAGCGGTGTTCCAATAGGAATTTATGTTGTCTTATTTATCGTATTTGCAGAAACAGGGCTTTTTGCCGGGTTTTTTCTGCCGGGCGATAGTCTGTTGTTCTTGTCGGGAATTTATAGTACAGAACTGACATCGACACTTTTTACCATCAACAGTGATTTTGTAAATCTGGTCGTTTTGTCAACCATGATAGCGACAGCCGGAATACTTGGAAATACTTTCGGATATTGGTTTGGAGCAAAAAGCGGCTACTATCTCTATAACAAAAAAGATACGTTCTGGTTCAAGAAAAAATACCTGATAGAATCAAGGGTGTTTTTTGAAAAACATGGCGGGAGAGCTATCATTTTTGCCCGTTTTGTCCCAATCATCAGAACCTTTGCGCCAATTGTGGCAGGCATTGTTTCTATGGAGAAAAAGAAATTCATGTTCTATAATATTGTCAGCTCGTTTTTATGGGCCTTCACGCTTATTTTTGCAGGACATTATCTTTATGACCTGTTCCTGACAAAATTTGAAATCGACCTGAAAGCACATATCGAATTTATTGTTTTAGGTATTGTTGCCATTACTACTGTTCCGCTGGTTGTCAATTACCTGAAGAAAAGAACTGCACCAAAAGACGGTCAGGAAGGAGCATAA
- a CDS encoding prolyl oligopeptidase family serine peptidase, translating into MKKVLLTMIAASALLSCKEETKEEAIVLKYPETKKVDTTNTYFGTEVKDPYRWLEDDKSAETAAWVKAENEVTFGYLEKIPFRKEMKDRLEKLWNYEKISAPTQEGDYTYYFKNNGLQNQSVMYRKDKSGKEELFLDPNTFSSDGTTSLSSVEFSKDGSLVAYSISEAGSDWNKIIIMDAVSKKKLEAELVDVKFSGIAWIGNEGFYYSSYDKPKGSQLSAKTDQHKLYFHKLGTSQKEDKVIFGQNEKRRYVGASVTEDDKYLVISASNSTSGNELYFKDLSTPNSKIVNIIDNFDSDSYIMDNVGTKLYIVTNLNAPNQKVVTVDASNPKPANWKDFIAETENVLSVSTGSGFIFANYMKDAVSQVKQYDYDGKMVREIKLPGIGSAGGFGGKKEDKELYYSFTNYTTPGTIYSFEPKGGVSAVYEKPKVDFNSADYESKQVFYNSKDGTKVPMIITYKKGIKLDGKNPTILYGYGGFNVSLTPAFSITNAVWLEQGGVYAVPNLRGGGEYGKKWHDGGTQMKKQNVFDDFIAAAEYLIAQKYTSSDFLAIRGGSNGGLLVGATMTQRPDLMKVALPAVGVLDMLRYHTFTAGAGWAYDYGTAEDSKEMFEYLKKYSPVHNVKEGTSYPATLITTGDHDDRVVPAHSFKFAAELQAKQKGNNPVLIRIETNAGHGAGKPVSKTIEEAADILSFTLYNMGIRELKK; encoded by the coding sequence ATGAAAAAAGTATTATTAACCATGATTGCAGCATCAGCACTTCTATCTTGTAAAGAAGAAACTAAAGAAGAAGCCATAGTGCTGAAATATCCTGAAACAAAAAAGGTTGACACCACTAACACTTACTTCGGAACTGAAGTAAAAGACCCTTATCGCTGGCTGGAAGATGACAAATCTGCCGAAACTGCCGCCTGGGTAAAAGCCGAAAACGAAGTAACTTTTGGCTATCTTGAAAAAATTCCTTTCCGCAAAGAGATGAAAGACCGTCTTGAAAAGCTTTGGAATTATGAAAAGATTTCTGCCCCAACACAAGAAGGAGATTATACGTATTACTTTAAGAACAATGGACTGCAAAACCAATCCGTAATGTATCGAAAAGACAAGAGCGGTAAGGAAGAATTATTCCTTGACCCGAATACCTTCTCCTCAGACGGAACAACGTCTTTATCGTCTGTTGAATTTTCAAAAGACGGTTCTTTGGTAGCCTATTCGATTTCAGAAGCAGGTAGTGACTGGAATAAGATTATCATCATGGATGCTGTGAGCAAGAAAAAACTCGAAGCTGAATTGGTTGACGTAAAATTCAGCGGTATTGCCTGGATTGGCAACGAAGGTTTCTACTATTCAAGCTATGACAAGCCAAAAGGAAGTCAGCTTTCTGCTAAAACCGACCAGCACAAATTGTATTTCCACAAGTTAGGAACGTCGCAAAAAGAAGATAAGGTTATTTTTGGACAAAATGAAAAAAGAAGATATGTAGGCGCCAGCGTAACAGAAGACGACAAATACCTTGTAATTTCTGCTTCAAATTCTACTTCCGGAAATGAGTTATACTTTAAAGACCTTAGCACTCCTAACAGCAAAATAGTCAACATTATTGATAATTTTGACAGTGACAGCTATATTATGGATAACGTTGGAACGAAATTATATATCGTAACCAACCTGAATGCACCGAACCAAAAAGTAGTTACGGTTGACGCTTCAAATCCAAAACCTGCCAACTGGAAAGACTTTATTGCAGAAACAGAAAATGTGCTATCGGTTTCTACCGGTTCGGGCTTTATTTTCGCCAACTACATGAAAGATGCCGTTTCACAGGTAAAACAATATGATTATGACGGAAAAATGGTTCGTGAAATCAAATTGCCGGGAATAGGTTCTGCAGGTGGTTTTGGAGGTAAAAAAGAAGATAAGGAACTGTATTATTCATTCACGAACTACACAACTCCGGGAACAATCTATTCTTTTGAACCTAAAGGTGGCGTATCTGCTGTATATGAAAAACCAAAAGTAGATTTCAATTCTGCCGATTATGAAAGCAAGCAGGTATTCTACAACTCAAAAGACGGCACCAAAGTACCGATGATTATTACCTATAAAAAAGGCATAAAACTCGACGGTAAAAACCCGACTATTCTTTACGGATATGGTGGTTTTAACGTAAGTCTTACACCTGCTTTCAGCATTACCAATGCGGTTTGGTTAGAGCAAGGCGGCGTATATGCCGTTCCAAACCTTCGCGGTGGTGGTGAATATGGAAAGAAATGGCACGATGGTGGAACGCAGATGAAAAAACAAAACGTATTTGACGATTTCATCGCGGCAGCAGAATACCTGATTGCACAGAAATACACCTCATCTGACTTCCTGGCTATACGAGGCGGTTCTAATGGAGGGCTTTTAGTAGGAGCTACTATGACCCAAAGACCGGACCTGATGAAAGTGGCACTTCCGGCTGTTGGTGTATTGGATATGCTTCGTTATCATACATTTACTGCCGGAGCAGGATGGGCTTATGATTACGGAACAGCAGAAGATTCAAAAGAGATGTTTGAATATCTGAAAAAATATTCTCCGGTGCACAATGTAAAAGAAGGTACCAGCTATCCGGCAACCCTAATTACTACCGGTGACCATGATGACAGGGTAGTTCCTGCGCACAGCTTTAAGTTTGCAGCAGAGCTACAAGCCAAGCAGAAAGGAAACAATCCGGTATTAATCCGTATTGAAACCAATGCCGGACATGGCGCCGGAAAACCGGTTTCCAAGACTATCGAAGAAGCGGCAGACATCCTTTCGTTTACCTTATACAATATGGGAATTCGCGAATTGAAAAAATAA
- a CDS encoding NAD(P)/FAD-dependent oxidoreductase: MMKANLSYWELKNWFSNIDFAVVGSGIVGLHAALRLREKFPESKILVLERGFLPQGASTKNAGFACFGSISEIIDDLRNHSEEEVIQLIRKRWQGLQLLRNRLGDAAIDYKLYGGYELFLKDSESHYNECLQKIPFINEVLKPLFKADVFAKQIDRFDFRGIHEYLVFNPFEGQIDTGNMMEALLKQAIAANILILNRQNVVAYHETSEGVQISTDDFDFSAKKLLFSTNGFAEKLTNGAVKPARAQVLITEPIPNLDIKGTFHIDRGYYYFRNFGDRILFGGGRNLDFEGETTSTFGQTDLIQNKLEEILKEVILPGHNFKIEHRWSGIMGMGSSKKPIVEKLSEHVYCGVRLGGMGVAIGSLVGQELADLVTG; encoded by the coding sequence ATGATGAAAGCAAATCTAAGCTACTGGGAACTCAAAAACTGGTTTTCAAATATAGATTTTGCTGTAGTTGGAAGCGGAATTGTTGGGCTTCATGCGGCTTTAAGACTCCGTGAAAAATTTCCGGAAAGCAAAATTCTTGTTTTGGAAAGAGGATTTCTGCCGCAAGGAGCGAGTACTAAAAATGCCGGATTTGCCTGCTTTGGTAGTATTTCTGAAATTATAGACGACCTCAGGAACCATTCTGAGGAAGAAGTCATACAGCTAATCCGAAAACGTTGGCAGGGATTGCAACTGCTTAGGAACCGATTGGGTGATGCCGCTATTGATTATAAATTATATGGCGGTTATGAGCTTTTTCTTAAAGACTCGGAAAGTCATTATAACGAATGTCTTCAAAAAATACCATTTATTAATGAGGTGTTGAAGCCCTTATTCAAGGCGGATGTTTTTGCTAAGCAAATTGACCGTTTTGATTTTAGAGGCATCCATGAATATCTTGTTTTTAATCCTTTTGAAGGTCAGATTGATACCGGAAACATGATGGAAGCTTTGTTGAAGCAGGCAATTGCCGCGAATATTCTTATTCTTAACAGACAGAACGTGGTTGCCTATCATGAAACTTCGGAAGGCGTTCAAATCAGCACCGATGATTTTGATTTCAGCGCAAAAAAACTGTTGTTTTCTACCAACGGATTTGCAGAAAAACTGACTAACGGAGCCGTAAAGCCGGCCAGGGCACAAGTGCTAATCACAGAACCAATTCCCAATCTGGACATAAAAGGAACTTTCCATATTGACAGAGGTTATTATTATTTTAGAAATTTTGGTGACCGTATTCTTTTTGGAGGAGGAAGGAATCTTGATTTTGAGGGCGAAACGACATCAACATTCGGACAGACAGATTTAATCCAAAATAAACTTGAGGAAATTTTAAAAGAAGTAATTTTGCCGGGGCACAATTTCAAAATCGAACACCGATGGAGTGGTATTATGGGAATGGGTTCAAGCAAAAAGCCTATTGTTGAAAAACTTTCCGAACATGTCTATTGCGGCGTAAGACTGGGAGGCATGGGAGTTGCAATTGGCAGCCTTGTAGGTCAGGAATTGGCAGATTTGGTAACAGGCTAA
- a CDS encoding lipid A deacylase LpxR family protein → MLLIFALPLMAQQRNGEIGIIIDNDLFTSTVNDQYYTNGIEIFYRYLNHNENPKVNKKTTEFRVGQYIYNPHTVEAASISKHDRPFAGYLFGEAGFAKFYQNESVLKLGTQLGVIGPNSQAEGFQKLFHKAFGYKDVEGWNYQIHNGIAVQGSLFYSKKIGPKHTDKIDYHIQGEANLGTVFTGITVGPLARISLKKTLLPVYDSGLYGASLNADKAKYKEQSEFYFYINPNLNVQVYDATIQGRLFNDNSPVTYNLVPLRFNGEAGFRYRKDHWNLHYLFVFRSKELRNDRMENYFYGSIGATYLLY, encoded by the coding sequence TTGCTACTGATTTTTGCATTGCCGCTCATGGCTCAGCAAAGAAATGGAGAAATAGGAATAATAATAGATAACGACCTGTTTACCTCTACGGTCAATGACCAGTATTATACGAATGGTATCGAGATTTTCTACCGGTACCTGAATCACAACGAGAACCCAAAAGTCAATAAAAAAACAACCGAATTCAGGGTTGGACAATACATTTATAATCCACACACTGTTGAAGCGGCTTCCATTTCAAAGCACGACCGTCCTTTTGCAGGCTATCTTTTCGGAGAAGCGGGATTTGCAAAATTTTACCAAAACGAATCGGTTTTGAAGTTAGGAACACAGCTCGGTGTTATTGGTCCCAATTCACAGGCTGAGGGCTTTCAGAAATTATTTCATAAAGCTTTTGGTTATAAAGATGTGGAAGGATGGAATTATCAGATTCATAACGGAATAGCCGTACAGGGAAGTTTGTTCTATTCTAAAAAGATTGGTCCAAAACACACGGATAAAATCGACTACCATATTCAGGGTGAAGCAAATTTAGGGACGGTGTTTACCGGAATTACAGTAGGTCCGCTGGCACGAATCAGTCTTAAAAAAACATTGTTGCCTGTTTATGATTCGGGACTGTATGGCGCGTCATTAAATGCGGATAAGGCAAAATATAAAGAACAGTCGGAGTTTTATTTCTACATCAATCCGAATCTGAATGTTCAGGTTTATGATGCCACGATACAGGGTCGGCTTTTTAACGACAACAGTCCTGTAACTTATAATCTTGTGCCATTACGTTTTAACGGAGAAGCGGGTTTCCGTTACAGAAAAGACCATTGGAACCTTCATTACCTTTTCGTTTTCAGGAGTAAGGAATTGCGGAATGACAGAATGGAAAACTATTTTTACGGCTCTATTGGCGCGACATATTTGCTGTATTAG